A region of the Arenibacter antarcticus genome:
TGCCAAAATATCAAACATATGGGGCCCTTTCATATCCCCAACGGTAATAAGTCGCAGTGGGGGCATAACCTTGCCAAAGGACAAACCTTGTTCTCCGATCCATTCTTTTACTTTGGCCTCCAAATTTTCGGAAGAAAAATCTGATATAGATCCCAGCATGGCAACCAATTGTTCCATAATTGCAGCGGAATCTTCCTTCCATTGTTTCTTGACCGCTTTTTCATTATAGGATTCGGGAGCCACAAAGAAATAATCTCCCAATTCCCAAAAATCCTGAATAAAGGTAGCGCGTTCTTTTATAAGGACTACCACCTGTTTCACATAAGAAATATTCAACCGTTCTTCAGCTATTTGGAACTCGGAACTTCGCAGTATTTCACTAAAACCTTCGGCCAATTCCAAAGCGTCCCTATCTTGCATATACTGTTGATTATACCATTTGGTCTTATCTGGGTCAAATCGCGCTCCAGAACTGTTTACCCTATCCAAATCGAACGAGGCAATCAATTCCTCCATAGAAAATAATTCCTGCTCAGTACCTGGATTCCAGCCCAATAGCGCCAAGAAATTGACCACAGATTCAGGGAAATAGCCAGACTCCCTATATCCAATAGATTCCTTCCAAGTTAAGGGGAAAACTGGAAACCCCAACTTTTCACCATCACGTTTGCTCAATTTTCCCTTACCAACCGGTTTCATGATCAAAGGCAAATGTGCAAATTGCGGCACATCCCAACCAAAAGCGTTATATAATTGTTGATGAAGGGCCATTGAAGGCAGCCATTCCTCCCCACGGATAACATGGGTTATTTCCATTAAGTGATCATCGACAATATTAGCCAAATGATAGGTAGGCATCCCGTCGCTTTTAAACAACACCTTATCATCTAAGATATTAGAATCGATCTCAATTTTGCCCCGCACCAAATCGCTTAAATGGACGGCAGTATCGGTAGGTGTTTTAAAACGTATGACGTATTCCTCTCCAGCCGCAATTCTTTGATCTGTTGCCTCCTTGCTTAAGGATAGGGAATTAGACAATTTTAACCTGTTATGATGATTGTATATAAAGGTTTTCCCTTTTTCTTCATGATCCTTCCTATGTGCATCCAACTCCTCACTGGTGTCAAACGCGTAATAGGCAGAACCATTTCCCAAAAGGATATCCGCATATTTCCGGTAAAGTTCCTTTCGATCGCTTTGTCTATAGGGACCATAAGCACCTTCTTTGCCGGGCCCCTCATCAAAGGGTATATTACACCAGTTTAAAGCATCTATAATATATTTTTCAGCGCCTTCCACATAGCGTTTCTGATCGGTATCTTCTATTCTCAATATAAAATCACCATTATGCTTTTTAGCAAATAGGTAATTAAATAATGCGGTACGTACCCCACCAATATGTAGCGGGCCAGTTGGACTTGGCGCAAAACGAACGCGTACTTTCTTAGTCATTGTATAATAATTTAATTGCAAAGATACACAATGTAGGATATTCTAAGCCTCCGTTTTAGCACCTACACAAGGGGCTAGGGGCCTTTTTTTCGTATCTTGGTATTAAAAATCGCGCATATTGGACAATTACCAGAACATATTGAACAAGCTGAATACCTTTACTGCAAAGTTCTATACGAAAATGTTGCTAAAAGGGGTATTGCTGTTTTTGGCCATAGGCCTCCTTTTCTTCCTTTTGATATTGGGAATAGAATATTTTCTCTGGTTAAATTCTACCGGAAGACTACTATTATTTCTAATCATTATCTCCACAGAAATCTTTTTGCTGATTAAATTTATAATAATTCCGCTACTATTTCTATTCCGATTAAAACGCGGACTAACCTACAAACAAGCATCACTACTAATAGGAAAACACTTTAAGGAAGTAGACGATAAGCTCTACAATTTACTAGATCTGACAGAAAGCAACAATAAGTCCGACTTACTAATAGCTAGTATAGAACAACGTTCAAATAATCTTACAGTAATTCCCTTTGTTAAGGCCATTGACCTACGGGAGAACTATAAATACCTAAAGTTTCTATTGATCCCCATATTCCTATTAGGGTTAATATGGTTGTTTGGGGATATGGTATCTTTTATGGGATCCTACAAAAGGGTGGTAAATTACGATTTGGCCTATGAGCCCCCGGCACCCTTTAAGTTCAACATCCTTACCAAAGACCTAAATGTCCTGGACAGTGAACCCTTTACCATCCAGGTCACCACAGAAGGCAAAATAAGACCGGAGGGTATATTTATGGTGAAAGAAGACAAGGAATTTATGTTGCAGCACACCGATGGAATTTATAGCTATGTATTTACGCCTCCAATAAAAAATATAGCATTCCATTTCTCCGCCAACGGCATTAAATCCAAGAGTCTTATTCTAAATGTACTAAATACCCCAAGAATACAAGGTTTTGATATGGTCCTGAATTTTCCCGCCTACACCAAAAAA
Encoded here:
- the gltX gene encoding glutamate--tRNA ligase, giving the protein MTKKVRVRFAPSPTGPLHIGGVRTALFNYLFAKKHNGDFILRIEDTDQKRYVEGAEKYIIDALNWCNIPFDEGPGKEGAYGPYRQSDRKELYRKYADILLGNGSAYYAFDTSEELDAHRKDHEEKGKTFIYNHHNRLKLSNSLSLSKEATDQRIAAGEEYVIRFKTPTDTAVHLSDLVRGKIEIDSNILDDKVLFKSDGMPTYHLANIVDDHLMEITHVIRGEEWLPSMALHQQLYNAFGWDVPQFAHLPLIMKPVGKGKLSKRDGEKLGFPVFPLTWKESIGYRESGYFPESVVNFLALLGWNPGTEQELFSMEELIASFDLDRVNSSGARFDPDKTKWYNQQYMQDRDALELAEGFSEILRSSEFQIAEERLNISYVKQVVVLIKERATFIQDFWELGDYFFVAPESYNEKAVKKQWKEDSAAIMEQLVAMLGSISDFSSENLEAKVKEWIGEQGLSFGKVMPPLRLITVGDMKGPHMFDILALIGQQESIDRINKAISSLK